The Pleurodeles waltl isolate 20211129_DDA chromosome 7, aPleWal1.hap1.20221129, whole genome shotgun sequence genome includes a region encoding these proteins:
- the LOC138246975 gene encoding protocadherin gamma-A8-like, giving the protein MEVPAAHIQCHLKQLVLLCFLWTTVAVRGQIRYSIPEEMEKGSFVGNLAQDLGLSIKELSQRGLRVVSRGKTAYFAFSQTNGYLYLNEQADREQICAQISPCLLKVEFISQNPVALYKVEVEIQDINDNAPTFPDSELLLEISEISAPGAYWSLLKASDPDIGVNSIQKYTLQQNAYFKLGATNEAGEEAEPELVLEKALDREHMETHHLVLTASDGGKPARSGALQIKVIVLDTNDNAPIFSHSVYRVNVMEDVPEGTLLTTVTASDADEGSNAEVVYSFGKVPASVISLFELDYKTGDLYLKEKLDFEETPFFDLKVQARDIGGLVAQSKIMIVVTDINDNPPVISITMLSSPVSEDSAPGTVVAVFHVLDRDSGNNCQITCSIQDNIPFQLKPSFDNYYSLVTDQSLDREQAFEYTIAITAEDHGKPVLSTSTSVVVQISDINDNTPLFAHRSYTAYIMENNPRGASIFSAKAADADWGQNGKISYSLIISFKQADPMSSYVSINSDTGVIYALRSFDYEQLRELPIQVKAQDGGSPSLSSNATVFLCVVDQNDNAPQILYPSLAMDGSTGVELAPRSSVPDFLISKVVAVDADSGPNAWLSYHLLRDTSSGLFTVGQHNGEIRLARAILEKDALKQTFVISAKDNGTPSLSATVTVTVFLGETIPEMIPDDSIPEPFRDNESSTTLYLVISIALVSCLFLAFLIALMVLKLLKENNSKPLAPGNIHCTDLPASQFVGIDGVRAFLEAYSHDMTLKSYSENSDVKFQNACSTNKCINNLTPMDRDLLMLQDGNGSADNATSEVSPFNIF; this is encoded by the coding sequence ATGGAAGTGCCTGCGGCGCACATACAGTGCCATCTTAAACAGctagttttattgtgttttttatggACGACCGTTGCTGTCCGAGGTCAGATTCGCTATTCCATCCCGGAAGAAATGGAGAAGGGGTCATTCGTGGGAAACCTAGCTCAGGACCTGGGGCTGAGTATAAAAGAACTGTCCCAGCGAGGGCTCCGAGTGGTCTCTCGAGGTAAGACCGCGTACTTTGCCTTCAGTCAGACAAATGGCTATTTGTACCTCAACGAGCAGGCAGACCGAGAGCAGATATGCGCGCAGATAAGCCCGTGCCTGTTAAAGGTCGAATTTATTTCACAGAACCCCGTGGCGCTTTACAAAGTTGAAGTGGAAATTCAGGACATAAATGACAACGCGCCCACCTTTCCTGACAGTGAATTGCTGCTGGAGATCAGTGAGATAAGTGCACCCGGAGCATATTGGTCGCTGTTGAAAGCCAGCGATCCAGACATCGGCGTAAATTCCATACAAAAGTATACTCTGCAGCAGAATGCGTATTTTAAACTAGGCGCTACAAATGAAGCTGGAGAAGAGGCAGAGCCGGAACTTGTGCTAGAAAAGGCCCTGGACCGTGAGCACATGGAAACTCACCATCTAGTTCTTACTGCTTCAGATGGCGGAAAACCAGCCAGGTCAGGTGCGCTACAAATCAAAGTAATCGTTTTAGATACTAACGACAATGCGCCGATATTCAGCCATTCCGTTTACAGAGTGAATGTCATGGAAGATGTGCCTGAAGGAACTCTGCTGACTACGGTTACTGCGTCAGATGCCGATGAGGGGTCTAATGCGGAGGTCGTCTACTCTTTTGGTAAGGTCCCAGCCAGTGTCATCTCTCTATTTGAGCTTGATTACAAAACCGGAGACCTTTATTTGAAAGAAAAATTGGATTTTGAGGAAACACCCTTTTTTGACCTAAAAGTCCAGGCACGAGACATTGGAGGTCTAGTTGCACAAAGCAAAATTATGATTGTGGTCACTGATATAAATGACAACCCACCAGTGATTTCCATCACCATGCTTTCCTCACCGGTGTCGGAAGACTCCGCCCCTGgcactgttgttgctgtttttcatgTGCTAGACAGAGACTCGGGCAATAACTGTCAAATAACATGCTCAATTCAAGATAATATCCCGTTTCAGCTGAAGCCATCGTTCGACAACTACTACAGTTTGGTGACAGATCAGTCCCTTGACAGAGAGCAAGCCTTCGAGTATACCATTGCTATTACAGCAGAGGACCACGGGAAACCTGTACTGTCCACTTCAACAAGTGTTGTGGTCCAAATTTCCGATATAAATGACAACACTCCCTTGTTTGCTCATCGATCATACACAGCTTATATCATGGAAAATAACCCGAGAGGGGCTTCCATTTTCTCTGCTAAGGCCGCAGATGCAGATTGGGGTCAGAATGGCAAAATTTCATACTCGTTAATTATCAGTTTCAAGCAAGCTGATCCCATGTCTTCATATGTCTCTATTAACTCTGATACCGGAGTAATTTATGCACTGCGCTCTTTTGATTACGAACAGCTCAGGGAGCTTCCTATACAAGTTAAAGCACAGGATGGTGGATCCCCTTCGCTTAGCAGTAATGCTACCGTCTTTCTTTGTGTTGTGGATCAGAACGACAATGCTCCCCAAATCCTGTACCCTTCACTTGCTATGGACGGGTCCACAGGAGTCGAGCTCGCTCCCCGTTCTTCTGTTCCAGATTTTCTGATCTCTAAAGTAGTGGCGGTAGATGCAGACTCTGGGCCCAATGCTTGGCTCTCCTACCACCTGCTGAGAGATACCAGCTCTGGTCTTTTCACTGTTGGACAGCACAATGGAGAAATTAGGTTAGCACGTGCCATTCTAGAGAAAGATGCCCTTAAGCAGACCTTTGTTATTTCTGCCAAGGACAATGGCACCCCATCTCTGTCTGCTACAGTCACTGTCACTGTATTTTTAGGAGAAACCATCCCTGAGATGATTCCAGACGATTCCATTCCTGAACCTTTTCGTGACAATGAATCCAGCACTACTCTGTATTTAGTGATTTCAATTGCCTTGGTTTCATGTTTGTTTTTAGCTTTCTTGATAGCATTGATGGTCCTCAAACTTCTCAAAGAGAATAACTCAAAACCACTAGCACCAGGAAACATACATTGCACTGATCTTCCTGCCTCACAGTTTGTGGGAATAGATGGAGTGCGGGCATTTCTGGAGGCCTACTCACATGACATGACATTGAAATCCTATTCTGAAAATTCAGATGTCAAGTTCCAGAATGCGTGTAGCACAAATAAATGCATTAATAATTTGACTCCGATGGACCGGGATCTACTAATGCTGCAAGATGGGAACGGCAGTGCAGATAATGCCACTAGTGAAGTAAGCCCCTTTAATATATTTTAA